The Synechococcales cyanobacterium T60_A2020_003 DNA segment TACCCGGATTTACTCTGGAACGCTTACAAAAGGGGATACCATTCTGAACACCGCAACGGGCAAAACCGAGCGGATTGGTCGTCTGGTGGAAATGCACGCTAACTCCCGAGAGGAGATTGAATCGGCTCAGGCGGGTGACATTGTGGCGATCGTGGGGATGAAGAATGTCCAAACCGGACACACCCTCTGCGATCCCAAGAATCCCGCAACCCTGGAACCAATGGTCTTCCCTGATCCGGTAATTTCGGTCGCCATTAAGCCGAAAAAGAAAGGAACCGACGAGAAGATGGGTATGGCTCTCAGCAAGATGGTTCAGGAAGATCCCTCCTTCCAGGTGGAAACCGATGAAGAAAGCGGCGAAACCATCATCAAGGGGATGGGTGAATTACACCTAGATATTAAGGTGGACATCCTGAAGCGTACCCACGGGGTCGAAGTCGAGATGGGTAAGCCCCAAGTGGCCTACCGTGAATCGATCACGAAGCGCATTGAAGACAGCTACACCCACAAGAAGCAGTCGGGTGGTTCGGGTCAGTACGGTAAGATTGATTACGTGATTGAACCGGGCGAAGTCGGCAGTGGCTTTGTGTTTGAGTCTAAGGTTACAGGGGGTAACGTACCTCGTGAGTACTGGCCTGCGGTTCAGAAAGGCTTTGAGACCAGCATTGATAAAGGGCCTCTGGCGGGATACCCCTGCGTTGATTTCAAAGTGACGCTGATGGATGGGGCATATCACCCGGTAGATTCGTCGGCGATCGCCTTTGAAATTGCAGCGAAGGCGGCTTACCGTCAAACCCTTCCTAAAGCTGGCCCTCAATTGCTGGAACCGATCATGAAGGTTGATGTGTTCACCCCTGAAGCCAACATGGGCGACGTGATTGGTGACCTCAACCGTCGTCGCGGCATCATCAAATCCCAAGACACCAACCCAATGGGGGTTCGGGTGAAGGCTGATGTGCCTCTGAGCGAGATGTTTGGTTACATCGGTGACCTGCGAACCATGACCTCTGGTCGCGGCCAGTTTTCAATGGAGTTCTCTCACTACGCACCTTGCCCAAGCAACGTAGCGGAGGAAGTCATCAAGGAAGCCAAAGAGCGTCAGGCCGCACTCGCCTAGGGAGGCGCGGTAGAGGCTTTTTCTGACTAGGCGAGCCTCTAATGAATAGAGTCTAAATATGGGAATCCGTTCTATGGGGCGGGTTCCCATTCCTATCATTTGGGGCTAGCATGTTGATTGCGATTTTGAGTAGGTCATGGAGCTAAAC contains these protein-coding regions:
- a CDS encoding elongation factor G produces the protein EGEELTIDEIKACIRKGTINLSFFPTYCGSSFKNKGVQLVLDAVIDYLPNPMEVQPQPETDLEGNETGNYAIVDPDKPLRALAFKIMDDRFGALTFTRIYSGTLTKGDTILNTATGKTERIGRLVEMHANSREEIESAQAGDIVAIVGMKNVQTGHTLCDPKNPATLEPMVFPDPVISVAIKPKKKGTDEKMGMALSKMVQEDPSFQVETDEESGETIIKGMGELHLDIKVDILKRTHGVEVEMGKPQVAYRESITKRIEDSYTHKKQSGGSGQYGKIDYVIEPGEVGSGFVFESKVTGGNVPREYWPAVQKGFETSIDKGPLAGYPCVDFKVTLMDGAYHPVDSSAIAFEIAAKAAYRQTLPKAGPQLLEPIMKVDVFTPEANMGDVIGDLNRRRGIIKSQDTNPMGVRVKADVPLSEMFGYIGDLRTMTSGRGQFSMEFSHYAPCPSNVAEEVIKEAKERQAALA